The Trichosurus vulpecula isolate mTriVul1 chromosome 3, mTriVul1.pri, whole genome shotgun sequence genome includes a window with the following:
- the LOC118844114 gene encoding 60S ribosomal protein L38 produces the protein MPRKIEEIKDFLLTARRKDAKSVKIKKNKDNVKFKVRCSRYLYTLVITDKEKAEKLKQSLPPGLAVKELK, from the coding sequence atgcCCCGAAAAATCGAGGAAATAAAAGACTTCCTGCTCACAGCCAGGAGAAAAGATGCCAAATCTGTCAAGATCAAGAAAAACAAGGACAATGTGAAGTTTAAAGTTCGATGCAGCAGGTACCTGTACACATTGGTCATCACAgacaaagagaaggcagagaaacttaaacagtccctgcctcctGGTTTGGCTGTGAAGGAGCTGAAGTGA